CGAGGACCTGGGGGGCCAGCTCCCGCAGCAGGGCCTCGAGCTCCGCCGGGGTGGTCACATCTCCATCCCCCCCAGGGTCAGGACGGGCCGGACCTCGATCAGGCCGAGCTCGGCCTCCGGCAGCCGGGCGGCGACCTCGACGGCCCGTTCCATGCTGTCGCACTCGACCAGGAAGAAGCCGGCCAGCAGCTCCTTGGCCTCGGCGAACGGGCCGTCGCTGGTGACCGTCTGGCCGTCGCGG
The sequence above is drawn from the Actinomycetota bacterium genome and encodes:
- a CDS encoding YciI family protein, with the protein product MKYLILIYSNPASREIWEGFSDEQRAEGFRYYGALTEELAASGELIVTEALADPSLTRRVTVRDGQTVTSDGPFAEAKELLAGFFLVECDSMERAVEVAARLPEAELGLIEVRPVLTLGGMEM